A window from Gossypium raimondii isolate GPD5lz chromosome 7, ASM2569854v1, whole genome shotgun sequence encodes these proteins:
- the LOC105799061 gene encoding uncharacterized protein LOC105799061 isoform X2 codes for MMLCLKPEALDEDHHPQSPNSNTINGNGDCNGGNNGGFILPISWGSSINRYLQWKSGKVWSKSFSAGDDSCNSCSELEDGKSHERSGQETNQQMCNYKYQLEQEDLYLILMQHATTWVIQVKKLQQQLQEETDLHLALASAVEHCGSPSSSSPGKLPDKAQELLDSIAVLEITVAKLEQEFVSLQCQISQERNERRLAEYHLKHLPFPSTSLFDSSLAYLTEPIARLCNEGEAEQNTDDMHLPEAFIDNNYIVDNLWHHPNRLSEEMVLRMRDIFIFLADSSKLSSSSSSSSVSPASPHCPLANFLASSSDSPVVTSFVSSPSGGDAYDPYGVSNKVDWTFSIGTYSKAIEVSWLSVGKKELEYAAMALKRFRLLVEQLLRVDPSQMSSNEKLAFWVNLYNALIMHAYLAYGVPRNDIKLFSLMQKAAYTIGGHSVSAADIECTILKMNPATYRPQIKFKASAELQKYTIDHPEPLLHFALSCGLHSSPAVRIFRPENMNESLKRSMQDYIQASVGISNKGKLLVPKLLHCFAKGMVEDSVLPDWICQFLSPQQASMVKNCLSRNKWRILGARVFSIIPFDSRFRFLFLLDDKSSQLSKSKV; via the exons ATGATGCTTTGTTTGAAGCCTGAAGCTTTGGATGAAGACCATCATCCTCAAAGTCCTAATAGTAATACCATTAATGGGAATGGGGATTGCAATGGTGGTAATAATGGGGGTTTTATTCTACCAATCAGTTG GGGAAGTTCTATTAATAGGTATTTACAATggaagagtggtaaggtttggAGCAAGTCATTTTCAGCTGGGGATGATTCTTGTAATTCTTGTTCTGAATTGGAG GATGGTAAGTCCCATGAAAGGAGTGGACAAGAGACAAATCAACAGATGTGTAATTATAAATACCAGCTTGAGCAAGAA GATTTATATCTCATTCTCATGCAACATGCTACCACTTGGGTGATACAGGTTAAAAAGTTGCAGCAGCAGTTGCAGGAAGAGACTGATTTGCACTTAGCTCTAGCAAGTGCTGTTGAACATTGTGGTTCACCTTCTTCTAGTTCTCCAGGCAAGCTTCCAGATAAG GCCCAGGAGCTTTTAGATAGCATAGCTGTTCTCGAGATTACCGTAGCAAAGTTAGAGCAGGAATTTGTTTCTTTACAATGTCAGATTAGTCAAGAAAGGAACGAGCGACGTCTTGCTGAGTATCATTTAAAGCATTTGCCATTTCCTTCAACGTCACTTTTCGATAGCTCTTTGGCTTACTTAACTGAACCG atTGCAAGGCTTTGCAATGAAGGGGAAGCTGAACAAAACACGGATGATATGCATCTGCCAGAGGCTTTTATTGATAACAATTATATCGTGGATAACCTTTGGCATCATCCCAATCGACTATCTGAAGAAATGGTCTTACGCATGAgagatattttcattttcttagcAGATTCATCCAAGCTTTCTTCTTCATCGTCGTCTTCTTCGGTGTCACCCGCTTCACCTCACTGCCCCCTTGCCAATTTTTTGGCATCATCCTCGGACTCACCCGTTGTAACTTCCTTTGTAAGTAGTCCCTCAGGAGGTGATGCATATGACCCTTATGGAGTCTCCAACAAAGTCGACTGGACATTTAGTATTGGGACTTATAGTAAAGCAATTGAAGTCTCGTGGTTGTCTGTTGGGAAGAAAGAACTTGAATATGCCGCTATGGCTCTAAAAAGATTCAG ATTGCTTGTTGAGCAGCTGTTGAGGGTGGATCCTTCTCAAATGAGTTCCAATGAGAAACTGGCATTTTGGGTTAACCTGTATAATGCTTTGATTATGCAT GCATATTTAGCATATGGAGTTCCAAGAAACGATATCAAACTATTTTCCTTAATGCAGAAG GCTGCGTACACCATTGGAGGACACTCCGTGAGTGCAGCTGACATAGAATGCACCATTCTAAAGATGAATCCTGCTACTTATCGACCTCAAATT AAATTCAAGGCTTCTGCTGAACTGCAGAAGTATACGATTGATCATCCTGAGCCTCTACTTCATTTTGCCTTAAGTTGCGGGTTGCATTCTTCACCTGCG GTGAGGATTTTCAGGCCTGAAAATATGAACGAGTCGCTAAAAAGATCAATGCAAGACTACATTCAAGCATCTGTCGGAATAAGTAACAAAGGGAAGCTATTAGTGCCTAAATTGTTGCATTGTTTTGCCAAAGGAATGGTGGAGGACTCGGTTTTACCCGATTGGATTTGTCAATTCTTATCGCCGCAACAAGCTTCCATGGTTAAGAACTGTTTATCACGTAATAAGTGGAGGATCCTAGGTGCTCGAGTATTTTCCATCATACCTTTCGATTCGAGGTTCCGGTTTCTCTTCCTATTGGATGATAAGAGCAGCCAGCTTTCGAAATCTAAAGTTTGA
- the LOC105799061 gene encoding uncharacterized protein LOC105799061 isoform X3 produces the protein MMLCLKPEALDEDHHPQSPNSNTINGNGDCNGGNNGGFILPISWGSSINRYLQWKSGKVWSKSFSAGDDSCNSCSELEDGKSHERSGQETNQQMCNYKYQLEQEVKKLQQQLQEETDLHLALASAVEHCGSPSSSSPGKLPDKAQELLDSIAVLEITVAKLEQEFVSLQCQISQERNERRLAEYHLKHLPFPSTSLFDSSLAYLTEPIARLCNEGEAEQNTDDMHLPEAFIDNNYIVDNLWHHPNRLSEEMVLRMRDIFIFLADSSKLSSSSSSSSVSPASPHCPLANFLASSSDSPVVTSFVSSPSGGDAYDPYGVSNKVDWTFSIGTYSKAIEVSWLSVGKKELEYAAMALKRFRLLVEQLLRVDPSQMSSNEKLAFWVNLYNALIMHAYLAYGVPRNDIKLFSLMQKAAYTIGGHSVSAADIECTILKMNPATYRPQIAAVFALQKFKASAELQKYTIDHPEPLLHFALSCGLHSSPAVRIFRPENMNESLKRSMQDYIQASVGISNKGKLLVPKLLHCFAKGMVEDSVLPDWICQFLSPQQASMVKNCLSRNKWRILGARVFSIIPFDSRFRFLFLLDDKSSQLSKSKV, from the exons ATGATGCTTTGTTTGAAGCCTGAAGCTTTGGATGAAGACCATCATCCTCAAAGTCCTAATAGTAATACCATTAATGGGAATGGGGATTGCAATGGTGGTAATAATGGGGGTTTTATTCTACCAATCAGTTG GGGAAGTTCTATTAATAGGTATTTACAATggaagagtggtaaggtttggAGCAAGTCATTTTCAGCTGGGGATGATTCTTGTAATTCTTGTTCTGAATTGGAG GATGGTAAGTCCCATGAAAGGAGTGGACAAGAGACAAATCAACAGATGTGTAATTATAAATACCAGCTTGAGCAAGAA GTTAAAAAGTTGCAGCAGCAGTTGCAGGAAGAGACTGATTTGCACTTAGCTCTAGCAAGTGCTGTTGAACATTGTGGTTCACCTTCTTCTAGTTCTCCAGGCAAGCTTCCAGATAAG GCCCAGGAGCTTTTAGATAGCATAGCTGTTCTCGAGATTACCGTAGCAAAGTTAGAGCAGGAATTTGTTTCTTTACAATGTCAGATTAGTCAAGAAAGGAACGAGCGACGTCTTGCTGAGTATCATTTAAAGCATTTGCCATTTCCTTCAACGTCACTTTTCGATAGCTCTTTGGCTTACTTAACTGAACCG atTGCAAGGCTTTGCAATGAAGGGGAAGCTGAACAAAACACGGATGATATGCATCTGCCAGAGGCTTTTATTGATAACAATTATATCGTGGATAACCTTTGGCATCATCCCAATCGACTATCTGAAGAAATGGTCTTACGCATGAgagatattttcattttcttagcAGATTCATCCAAGCTTTCTTCTTCATCGTCGTCTTCTTCGGTGTCACCCGCTTCACCTCACTGCCCCCTTGCCAATTTTTTGGCATCATCCTCGGACTCACCCGTTGTAACTTCCTTTGTAAGTAGTCCCTCAGGAGGTGATGCATATGACCCTTATGGAGTCTCCAACAAAGTCGACTGGACATTTAGTATTGGGACTTATAGTAAAGCAATTGAAGTCTCGTGGTTGTCTGTTGGGAAGAAAGAACTTGAATATGCCGCTATGGCTCTAAAAAGATTCAG ATTGCTTGTTGAGCAGCTGTTGAGGGTGGATCCTTCTCAAATGAGTTCCAATGAGAAACTGGCATTTTGGGTTAACCTGTATAATGCTTTGATTATGCAT GCATATTTAGCATATGGAGTTCCAAGAAACGATATCAAACTATTTTCCTTAATGCAGAAG GCTGCGTACACCATTGGAGGACACTCCGTGAGTGCAGCTGACATAGAATGCACCATTCTAAAGATGAATCCTGCTACTTATCGACCTCAAATT GCTGCGGTTTTTGCACTTCAGAAATTCAAGGCTTCTGCTGAACTGCAGAAGTATACGATTGATCATCCTGAGCCTCTACTTCATTTTGCCTTAAGTTGCGGGTTGCATTCTTCACCTGCG GTGAGGATTTTCAGGCCTGAAAATATGAACGAGTCGCTAAAAAGATCAATGCAAGACTACATTCAAGCATCTGTCGGAATAAGTAACAAAGGGAAGCTATTAGTGCCTAAATTGTTGCATTGTTTTGCCAAAGGAATGGTGGAGGACTCGGTTTTACCCGATTGGATTTGTCAATTCTTATCGCCGCAACAAGCTTCCATGGTTAAGAACTGTTTATCACGTAATAAGTGGAGGATCCTAGGTGCTCGAGTATTTTCCATCATACCTTTCGATTCGAGGTTCCGGTTTCTCTTCCTATTGGATGATAAGAGCAGCCAGCTTTCGAAATCTAAAGTTTGA
- the LOC105799061 gene encoding uncharacterized protein LOC105799061 isoform X1, whose product MMLCLKPEALDEDHHPQSPNSNTINGNGDCNGGNNGGFILPISWGSSINRYLQWKSGKVWSKSFSAGDDSCNSCSELEDGKSHERSGQETNQQMCNYKYQLEQEDLYLILMQHATTWVIQVKKLQQQLQEETDLHLALASAVEHCGSPSSSSPGKLPDKAQELLDSIAVLEITVAKLEQEFVSLQCQISQERNERRLAEYHLKHLPFPSTSLFDSSLAYLTEPIARLCNEGEAEQNTDDMHLPEAFIDNNYIVDNLWHHPNRLSEEMVLRMRDIFIFLADSSKLSSSSSSSSVSPASPHCPLANFLASSSDSPVVTSFVSSPSGGDAYDPYGVSNKVDWTFSIGTYSKAIEVSWLSVGKKELEYAAMALKRFRLLVEQLLRVDPSQMSSNEKLAFWVNLYNALIMHAYLAYGVPRNDIKLFSLMQKAAYTIGGHSVSAADIECTILKMNPATYRPQIAAVFALQKFKASAELQKYTIDHPEPLLHFALSCGLHSSPAVRIFRPENMNESLKRSMQDYIQASVGISNKGKLLVPKLLHCFAKGMVEDSVLPDWICQFLSPQQASMVKNCLSRNKWRILGARVFSIIPFDSRFRFLFLLDDKSSQLSKSKV is encoded by the exons ATGATGCTTTGTTTGAAGCCTGAAGCTTTGGATGAAGACCATCATCCTCAAAGTCCTAATAGTAATACCATTAATGGGAATGGGGATTGCAATGGTGGTAATAATGGGGGTTTTATTCTACCAATCAGTTG GGGAAGTTCTATTAATAGGTATTTACAATggaagagtggtaaggtttggAGCAAGTCATTTTCAGCTGGGGATGATTCTTGTAATTCTTGTTCTGAATTGGAG GATGGTAAGTCCCATGAAAGGAGTGGACAAGAGACAAATCAACAGATGTGTAATTATAAATACCAGCTTGAGCAAGAA GATTTATATCTCATTCTCATGCAACATGCTACCACTTGGGTGATACAGGTTAAAAAGTTGCAGCAGCAGTTGCAGGAAGAGACTGATTTGCACTTAGCTCTAGCAAGTGCTGTTGAACATTGTGGTTCACCTTCTTCTAGTTCTCCAGGCAAGCTTCCAGATAAG GCCCAGGAGCTTTTAGATAGCATAGCTGTTCTCGAGATTACCGTAGCAAAGTTAGAGCAGGAATTTGTTTCTTTACAATGTCAGATTAGTCAAGAAAGGAACGAGCGACGTCTTGCTGAGTATCATTTAAAGCATTTGCCATTTCCTTCAACGTCACTTTTCGATAGCTCTTTGGCTTACTTAACTGAACCG atTGCAAGGCTTTGCAATGAAGGGGAAGCTGAACAAAACACGGATGATATGCATCTGCCAGAGGCTTTTATTGATAACAATTATATCGTGGATAACCTTTGGCATCATCCCAATCGACTATCTGAAGAAATGGTCTTACGCATGAgagatattttcattttcttagcAGATTCATCCAAGCTTTCTTCTTCATCGTCGTCTTCTTCGGTGTCACCCGCTTCACCTCACTGCCCCCTTGCCAATTTTTTGGCATCATCCTCGGACTCACCCGTTGTAACTTCCTTTGTAAGTAGTCCCTCAGGAGGTGATGCATATGACCCTTATGGAGTCTCCAACAAAGTCGACTGGACATTTAGTATTGGGACTTATAGTAAAGCAATTGAAGTCTCGTGGTTGTCTGTTGGGAAGAAAGAACTTGAATATGCCGCTATGGCTCTAAAAAGATTCAG ATTGCTTGTTGAGCAGCTGTTGAGGGTGGATCCTTCTCAAATGAGTTCCAATGAGAAACTGGCATTTTGGGTTAACCTGTATAATGCTTTGATTATGCAT GCATATTTAGCATATGGAGTTCCAAGAAACGATATCAAACTATTTTCCTTAATGCAGAAG GCTGCGTACACCATTGGAGGACACTCCGTGAGTGCAGCTGACATAGAATGCACCATTCTAAAGATGAATCCTGCTACTTATCGACCTCAAATT GCTGCGGTTTTTGCACTTCAGAAATTCAAGGCTTCTGCTGAACTGCAGAAGTATACGATTGATCATCCTGAGCCTCTACTTCATTTTGCCTTAAGTTGCGGGTTGCATTCTTCACCTGCG GTGAGGATTTTCAGGCCTGAAAATATGAACGAGTCGCTAAAAAGATCAATGCAAGACTACATTCAAGCATCTGTCGGAATAAGTAACAAAGGGAAGCTATTAGTGCCTAAATTGTTGCATTGTTTTGCCAAAGGAATGGTGGAGGACTCGGTTTTACCCGATTGGATTTGTCAATTCTTATCGCCGCAACAAGCTTCCATGGTTAAGAACTGTTTATCACGTAATAAGTGGAGGATCCTAGGTGCTCGAGTATTTTCCATCATACCTTTCGATTCGAGGTTCCGGTTTCTCTTCCTATTGGATGATAAGAGCAGCCAGCTTTCGAAATCTAAAGTTTGA
- the LOC105799061 gene encoding uncharacterized protein LOC105799061 isoform X4: protein MMLCLKPEALDEDHHPQSPNSNTINGNGDCNGGNNGGFILPISWGSSINRYLQWKSGKVWSKSFSAGDDSCNSCSELEDLYLILMQHATTWVIQVKKLQQQLQEETDLHLALASAVEHCGSPSSSSPGKLPDKAQELLDSIAVLEITVAKLEQEFVSLQCQISQERNERRLAEYHLKHLPFPSTSLFDSSLAYLTEPIARLCNEGEAEQNTDDMHLPEAFIDNNYIVDNLWHHPNRLSEEMVLRMRDIFIFLADSSKLSSSSSSSSVSPASPHCPLANFLASSSDSPVVTSFVSSPSGGDAYDPYGVSNKVDWTFSIGTYSKAIEVSWLSVGKKELEYAAMALKRFRLLVEQLLRVDPSQMSSNEKLAFWVNLYNALIMHAYLAYGVPRNDIKLFSLMQKAAYTIGGHSVSAADIECTILKMNPATYRPQIAAVFALQKFKASAELQKYTIDHPEPLLHFALSCGLHSSPAVRIFRPENMNESLKRSMQDYIQASVGISNKGKLLVPKLLHCFAKGMVEDSVLPDWICQFLSPQQASMVKNCLSRNKWRILGARVFSIIPFDSRFRFLFLLDDKSSQLSKSKV from the exons ATGATGCTTTGTTTGAAGCCTGAAGCTTTGGATGAAGACCATCATCCTCAAAGTCCTAATAGTAATACCATTAATGGGAATGGGGATTGCAATGGTGGTAATAATGGGGGTTTTATTCTACCAATCAGTTG GGGAAGTTCTATTAATAGGTATTTACAATggaagagtggtaaggtttggAGCAAGTCATTTTCAGCTGGGGATGATTCTTGTAATTCTTGTTCTGAATTGGAG GATTTATATCTCATTCTCATGCAACATGCTACCACTTGGGTGATACAGGTTAAAAAGTTGCAGCAGCAGTTGCAGGAAGAGACTGATTTGCACTTAGCTCTAGCAAGTGCTGTTGAACATTGTGGTTCACCTTCTTCTAGTTCTCCAGGCAAGCTTCCAGATAAG GCCCAGGAGCTTTTAGATAGCATAGCTGTTCTCGAGATTACCGTAGCAAAGTTAGAGCAGGAATTTGTTTCTTTACAATGTCAGATTAGTCAAGAAAGGAACGAGCGACGTCTTGCTGAGTATCATTTAAAGCATTTGCCATTTCCTTCAACGTCACTTTTCGATAGCTCTTTGGCTTACTTAACTGAACCG atTGCAAGGCTTTGCAATGAAGGGGAAGCTGAACAAAACACGGATGATATGCATCTGCCAGAGGCTTTTATTGATAACAATTATATCGTGGATAACCTTTGGCATCATCCCAATCGACTATCTGAAGAAATGGTCTTACGCATGAgagatattttcattttcttagcAGATTCATCCAAGCTTTCTTCTTCATCGTCGTCTTCTTCGGTGTCACCCGCTTCACCTCACTGCCCCCTTGCCAATTTTTTGGCATCATCCTCGGACTCACCCGTTGTAACTTCCTTTGTAAGTAGTCCCTCAGGAGGTGATGCATATGACCCTTATGGAGTCTCCAACAAAGTCGACTGGACATTTAGTATTGGGACTTATAGTAAAGCAATTGAAGTCTCGTGGTTGTCTGTTGGGAAGAAAGAACTTGAATATGCCGCTATGGCTCTAAAAAGATTCAG ATTGCTTGTTGAGCAGCTGTTGAGGGTGGATCCTTCTCAAATGAGTTCCAATGAGAAACTGGCATTTTGGGTTAACCTGTATAATGCTTTGATTATGCAT GCATATTTAGCATATGGAGTTCCAAGAAACGATATCAAACTATTTTCCTTAATGCAGAAG GCTGCGTACACCATTGGAGGACACTCCGTGAGTGCAGCTGACATAGAATGCACCATTCTAAAGATGAATCCTGCTACTTATCGACCTCAAATT GCTGCGGTTTTTGCACTTCAGAAATTCAAGGCTTCTGCTGAACTGCAGAAGTATACGATTGATCATCCTGAGCCTCTACTTCATTTTGCCTTAAGTTGCGGGTTGCATTCTTCACCTGCG GTGAGGATTTTCAGGCCTGAAAATATGAACGAGTCGCTAAAAAGATCAATGCAAGACTACATTCAAGCATCTGTCGGAATAAGTAACAAAGGGAAGCTATTAGTGCCTAAATTGTTGCATTGTTTTGCCAAAGGAATGGTGGAGGACTCGGTTTTACCCGATTGGATTTGTCAATTCTTATCGCCGCAACAAGCTTCCATGGTTAAGAACTGTTTATCACGTAATAAGTGGAGGATCCTAGGTGCTCGAGTATTTTCCATCATACCTTTCGATTCGAGGTTCCGGTTTCTCTTCCTATTGGATGATAAGAGCAGCCAGCTTTCGAAATCTAAAGTTTGA
- the LOC105799061 gene encoding uncharacterized protein LOC105799061 isoform X6, translating into MQHATTWVIQVKKLQQQLQEETDLHLALASAVEHCGSPSSSSPGKLPDKAQELLDSIAVLEITVAKLEQEFVSLQCQISQERNERRLAEYHLKHLPFPSTSLFDSSLAYLTEPIARLCNEGEAEQNTDDMHLPEAFIDNNYIVDNLWHHPNRLSEEMVLRMRDIFIFLADSSKLSSSSSSSSVSPASPHCPLANFLASSSDSPVVTSFVSSPSGGDAYDPYGVSNKVDWTFSIGTYSKAIEVSWLSVGKKELEYAAMALKRFRLLVEQLLRVDPSQMSSNEKLAFWVNLYNALIMHAYLAYGVPRNDIKLFSLMQKAAYTIGGHSVSAADIECTILKMNPATYRPQIAAVFALQKFKASAELQKYTIDHPEPLLHFALSCGLHSSPAVRIFRPENMNESLKRSMQDYIQASVGISNKGKLLVPKLLHCFAKGMVEDSVLPDWICQFLSPQQASMVKNCLSRNKWRILGARVFSIIPFDSRFRFLFLLDDKSSQLSKSKV; encoded by the exons ATGCAACATGCTACCACTTGGGTGATACAGGTTAAAAAGTTGCAGCAGCAGTTGCAGGAAGAGACTGATTTGCACTTAGCTCTAGCAAGTGCTGTTGAACATTGTGGTTCACCTTCTTCTAGTTCTCCAGGCAAGCTTCCAGATAAG GCCCAGGAGCTTTTAGATAGCATAGCTGTTCTCGAGATTACCGTAGCAAAGTTAGAGCAGGAATTTGTTTCTTTACAATGTCAGATTAGTCAAGAAAGGAACGAGCGACGTCTTGCTGAGTATCATTTAAAGCATTTGCCATTTCCTTCAACGTCACTTTTCGATAGCTCTTTGGCTTACTTAACTGAACCG atTGCAAGGCTTTGCAATGAAGGGGAAGCTGAACAAAACACGGATGATATGCATCTGCCAGAGGCTTTTATTGATAACAATTATATCGTGGATAACCTTTGGCATCATCCCAATCGACTATCTGAAGAAATGGTCTTACGCATGAgagatattttcattttcttagcAGATTCATCCAAGCTTTCTTCTTCATCGTCGTCTTCTTCGGTGTCACCCGCTTCACCTCACTGCCCCCTTGCCAATTTTTTGGCATCATCCTCGGACTCACCCGTTGTAACTTCCTTTGTAAGTAGTCCCTCAGGAGGTGATGCATATGACCCTTATGGAGTCTCCAACAAAGTCGACTGGACATTTAGTATTGGGACTTATAGTAAAGCAATTGAAGTCTCGTGGTTGTCTGTTGGGAAGAAAGAACTTGAATATGCCGCTATGGCTCTAAAAAGATTCAG ATTGCTTGTTGAGCAGCTGTTGAGGGTGGATCCTTCTCAAATGAGTTCCAATGAGAAACTGGCATTTTGGGTTAACCTGTATAATGCTTTGATTATGCAT GCATATTTAGCATATGGAGTTCCAAGAAACGATATCAAACTATTTTCCTTAATGCAGAAG GCTGCGTACACCATTGGAGGACACTCCGTGAGTGCAGCTGACATAGAATGCACCATTCTAAAGATGAATCCTGCTACTTATCGACCTCAAATT GCTGCGGTTTTTGCACTTCAGAAATTCAAGGCTTCTGCTGAACTGCAGAAGTATACGATTGATCATCCTGAGCCTCTACTTCATTTTGCCTTAAGTTGCGGGTTGCATTCTTCACCTGCG GTGAGGATTTTCAGGCCTGAAAATATGAACGAGTCGCTAAAAAGATCAATGCAAGACTACATTCAAGCATCTGTCGGAATAAGTAACAAAGGGAAGCTATTAGTGCCTAAATTGTTGCATTGTTTTGCCAAAGGAATGGTGGAGGACTCGGTTTTACCCGATTGGATTTGTCAATTCTTATCGCCGCAACAAGCTTCCATGGTTAAGAACTGTTTATCACGTAATAAGTGGAGGATCCTAGGTGCTCGAGTATTTTCCATCATACCTTTCGATTCGAGGTTCCGGTTTCTCTTCCTATTGGATGATAAGAGCAGCCAGCTTTCGAAATCTAAAGTTTGA
- the LOC105799061 gene encoding uncharacterized protein LOC105799061 isoform X5: MTYDRSIFASTVEMGGSSINRYLQWKSGKVWSKSFSAGDDSCNSCSELEDGKSHERSGQETNQQMCNYKYQLEQEDLYLILMQHATTWVIQVKKLQQQLQEETDLHLALASAVEHCGSPSSSSPGKLPDKAQELLDSIAVLEITVAKLEQEFVSLQCQISQERNERRLAEYHLKHLPFPSTSLFDSSLAYLTEPIARLCNEGEAEQNTDDMHLPEAFIDNNYIVDNLWHHPNRLSEEMVLRMRDIFIFLADSSKLSSSSSSSSVSPASPHCPLANFLASSSDSPVVTSFVSSPSGGDAYDPYGVSNKVDWTFSIGTYSKAIEVSWLSVGKKELEYAAMALKRFRLLVEQLLRVDPSQMSSNEKLAFWVNLYNALIMHAYLAYGVPRNDIKLFSLMQKAAYTIGGHSVSAADIECTILKMNPATYRPQIAAVFALQKFKASAELQKYTIDHPEPLLHFALSCGLHSSPAVRIFRPENMNESLKRSMQDYIQASVGISNKGKLLVPKLLHCFAKGMVEDSVLPDWICQFLSPQQASMVKNCLSRNKWRILGARVFSIIPFDSRFRFLFLLDDKSSQLSKSKV, encoded by the exons ATGACATATGATAGATCCATATTTGCCTCAACTGTGGAAATGGG GGGAAGTTCTATTAATAGGTATTTACAATggaagagtggtaaggtttggAGCAAGTCATTTTCAGCTGGGGATGATTCTTGTAATTCTTGTTCTGAATTGGAG GATGGTAAGTCCCATGAAAGGAGTGGACAAGAGACAAATCAACAGATGTGTAATTATAAATACCAGCTTGAGCAAGAA GATTTATATCTCATTCTCATGCAACATGCTACCACTTGGGTGATACAGGTTAAAAAGTTGCAGCAGCAGTTGCAGGAAGAGACTGATTTGCACTTAGCTCTAGCAAGTGCTGTTGAACATTGTGGTTCACCTTCTTCTAGTTCTCCAGGCAAGCTTCCAGATAAG GCCCAGGAGCTTTTAGATAGCATAGCTGTTCTCGAGATTACCGTAGCAAAGTTAGAGCAGGAATTTGTTTCTTTACAATGTCAGATTAGTCAAGAAAGGAACGAGCGACGTCTTGCTGAGTATCATTTAAAGCATTTGCCATTTCCTTCAACGTCACTTTTCGATAGCTCTTTGGCTTACTTAACTGAACCG atTGCAAGGCTTTGCAATGAAGGGGAAGCTGAACAAAACACGGATGATATGCATCTGCCAGAGGCTTTTATTGATAACAATTATATCGTGGATAACCTTTGGCATCATCCCAATCGACTATCTGAAGAAATGGTCTTACGCATGAgagatattttcattttcttagcAGATTCATCCAAGCTTTCTTCTTCATCGTCGTCTTCTTCGGTGTCACCCGCTTCACCTCACTGCCCCCTTGCCAATTTTTTGGCATCATCCTCGGACTCACCCGTTGTAACTTCCTTTGTAAGTAGTCCCTCAGGAGGTGATGCATATGACCCTTATGGAGTCTCCAACAAAGTCGACTGGACATTTAGTATTGGGACTTATAGTAAAGCAATTGAAGTCTCGTGGTTGTCTGTTGGGAAGAAAGAACTTGAATATGCCGCTATGGCTCTAAAAAGATTCAG ATTGCTTGTTGAGCAGCTGTTGAGGGTGGATCCTTCTCAAATGAGTTCCAATGAGAAACTGGCATTTTGGGTTAACCTGTATAATGCTTTGATTATGCAT GCATATTTAGCATATGGAGTTCCAAGAAACGATATCAAACTATTTTCCTTAATGCAGAAG GCTGCGTACACCATTGGAGGACACTCCGTGAGTGCAGCTGACATAGAATGCACCATTCTAAAGATGAATCCTGCTACTTATCGACCTCAAATT GCTGCGGTTTTTGCACTTCAGAAATTCAAGGCTTCTGCTGAACTGCAGAAGTATACGATTGATCATCCTGAGCCTCTACTTCATTTTGCCTTAAGTTGCGGGTTGCATTCTTCACCTGCG GTGAGGATTTTCAGGCCTGAAAATATGAACGAGTCGCTAAAAAGATCAATGCAAGACTACATTCAAGCATCTGTCGGAATAAGTAACAAAGGGAAGCTATTAGTGCCTAAATTGTTGCATTGTTTTGCCAAAGGAATGGTGGAGGACTCGGTTTTACCCGATTGGATTTGTCAATTCTTATCGCCGCAACAAGCTTCCATGGTTAAGAACTGTTTATCACGTAATAAGTGGAGGATCCTAGGTGCTCGAGTATTTTCCATCATACCTTTCGATTCGAGGTTCCGGTTTCTCTTCCTATTGGATGATAAGAGCAGCCAGCTTTCGAAATCTAAAGTTTGA